A single window of uncultured Sunxiuqinia sp. DNA harbors:
- a CDS encoding N-acetylmuramoyl-L-alanine amidase encodes MKNKFSDNRISFSHKYFRLFLLLLFLTTNIMAQDYKIVVAKKGDGIYSLLKRNGLSPSDHFNPFIELNKNKLGRNNTLFAGQSYSLPIEGEMTNSIPVTGTTYSIFGKAYEKVIPVDNALNGAVYYLVSGHGGPDPGAVGRYSNHTLCEDEYAYDVTLRLARRLIEHGALVYMIIRDENDGIRDESYLTPDKDEKCYPNHTIPRNQVKRLRQRKDAVNKLYIKHKGSFQRLIITHVDSRSRGENIDVFFYHDKRSKTGKKLASNLQQTFKKKYDTHQPNRGYHGTISDRNLYVLKYSYPPAVFIELGNINHYRDQQRFIRNNNRQAVANWLAEGLLIDFKNNK; translated from the coding sequence ATGAAGAACAAATTTTCAGATAATAGAATCAGCTTTTCGCATAAATATTTCCGTTTGTTTTTGTTGTTACTTTTCCTTACAACCAACATCATGGCGCAAGATTACAAAATAGTTGTTGCAAAAAAAGGAGACGGAATTTACAGTTTACTAAAACGGAATGGATTGTCTCCTTCAGATCACTTTAACCCTTTTATTGAGCTAAATAAAAACAAGCTGGGCAGAAATAATACCTTATTTGCGGGTCAAAGTTATTCGTTACCTATTGAAGGAGAAATGACAAATAGCATACCGGTAACCGGAACCACTTATTCGATTTTCGGGAAAGCATACGAAAAAGTCATTCCAGTTGACAATGCCTTAAATGGTGCAGTTTACTATTTAGTAAGCGGTCATGGCGGCCCTGATCCCGGAGCTGTTGGCCGCTACAGCAATCATACACTCTGTGAAGATGAGTATGCATACGATGTTACTTTAAGGCTTGCTCGTAGGTTGATCGAACATGGCGCTTTGGTTTATATGATTATCAGAGATGAAAATGATGGTATCAGGGATGAAAGCTACTTAACTCCTGACAAGGATGAAAAGTGCTACCCAAACCACACAATTCCCCGAAATCAGGTGAAACGACTTCGACAACGAAAAGACGCAGTGAACAAGCTATACATTAAGCATAAAGGGAGTTTTCAAAGACTAATTATTACTCATGTAGATTCAAGAAGCAGAGGAGAAAACATCGATGTTTTTTTCTATCATGACAAACGCAGCAAGACAGGGAAAAAATTAGCCAGCAACCTACAGCAGACTTTTAAAAAGAAATACGATACTCACCAACCCAATCGGGGATATCATGGAACAATATCAGATCGAAATTTATACGTACTGAAGTACAGTTACCCTCCCGCCGTCTTTATTGAATTGGGAAATATCAATCACTATCGCGATCAGCAACGATTTATACGCAATAATAATCGACAAGCAGTGGCAAACTGGCTTGCTGAAGGTTTATTGATCGATTTTAAAAACAATAAATGA
- a CDS encoding 5'-nucleotidase — protein MRSTVFIIGLLIIMGSCKTSLNISDVEAQNIPVASTELSADSSIILMVMPYKLNLESDMSKVISISDEELVAEKPESKLTNLMADLILQSGVAYCKMNYKNFKPDMSFVNYGGLRSSLPKGQITVGDIYELMPFENTMVLLKVDGETMSEFVSQIASRGGDGVAGIRLRINDDSIGTLLVGGKPIDRSKDFWIVTNDYVAAGGDNMSMLLDRKQFISTGLKIRDVVIDSLNEQFKRGKRIQVELDGRMYYE, from the coding sequence ATGCGAAGCACAGTTTTCATCATTGGATTGTTAATAATCATGGGTTCCTGTAAGACGTCTCTGAATATCAGCGATGTGGAGGCTCAGAACATTCCTGTTGCATCAACCGAACTATCTGCTGATTCTTCAATTATTTTGATGGTTATGCCGTATAAGCTCAATTTGGAGAGCGATATGTCGAAAGTAATTTCAATCTCGGACGAAGAATTGGTTGCAGAAAAGCCTGAAAGCAAGTTGACTAATTTGATGGCCGACCTCATCCTGCAATCGGGTGTTGCTTATTGCAAAATGAATTACAAAAATTTTAAACCAGACATGTCCTTTGTAAACTACGGTGGCTTGCGTTCTTCCTTGCCAAAAGGACAGATTACTGTGGGGGATATTTATGAGTTGATGCCTTTTGAAAATACCATGGTTTTATTAAAAGTGGACGGTGAAACTATGTCTGAGTTTGTCAGTCAGATCGCAAGTCGCGGAGGTGATGGAGTTGCTGGCATTCGGTTGAGAATAAATGATGATTCTATCGGAACGCTTCTCGTTGGGGGAAAGCCAATTGATAGATCGAAAGATTTTTGGATTGTAACCAACGACTACGTTGCTGCGGGAGGTGATAATATGAGTATGTTGTTAGATCGAAAGCAATTTATAAGTACAGGCTTAAAAATTCGCGATGTGGTGATTGATAGTCTGAATGAACAATTTAAAAGAGGCAAGCGTATACAAGTTGAACTCGACGGGAGGATGTATTATGAATAG
- a CDS encoding metallophosphatase: MNNLKEASVYKLNSTGGCIMNSRRKFLRDLVGVSAGVGLSALPYDLLAKQDLESLTILHTNDIHCHIDPFPEGNSTYQGRGGLARMAGMINRIKEKNDNVLLLDAGDMFQGTPYFNYYKGELILKVMSEMGYDASTIGNHEFDNGLAGIENSIDFANFPFVCSNYDFSNTRLFNIFPEFTIFRKNGIKVGVYGLGIELEGLVSERNYQETIYRDPVKIALEKEVFLKHEKACDVVICLSHLGLEYAETKVSDKLLAAETHHTDLIIGGHTHTFLDVPLELRNANGNRIIVNQAGWGGMVLGRIDFIFDRNKNTKEAILTQNSLTDL; the protein is encoded by the coding sequence ATGAACAATTTAAAAGAGGCAAGCGTATACAAGTTGAACTCGACGGGAGGATGTATTATGAATAGCAGGAGGAAGTTTTTAAGAGATCTGGTGGGAGTTTCAGCCGGTGTGGGTTTATCTGCCTTACCCTACGATTTGCTGGCTAAGCAGGATCTGGAAAGTTTAACGATTCTCCATACCAACGATATTCACTGCCATATTGATCCTTTTCCAGAGGGTAATTCGACTTATCAGGGGCGGGGAGGCTTAGCCCGAATGGCAGGGATGATTAATCGAATTAAAGAAAAGAACGACAATGTTTTGTTACTCGATGCGGGTGATATGTTTCAGGGGACTCCTTATTTTAACTACTATAAAGGTGAGCTGATCTTGAAAGTTATGTCAGAAATGGGATATGATGCTTCCACTATTGGAAACCACGAATTTGATAATGGACTGGCAGGCATTGAGAATTCTATTGACTTCGCAAATTTTCCATTTGTTTGCAGCAACTACGATTTTTCAAATACACGCCTTTTTAATATTTTTCCTGAGTTTACAATATTTCGAAAGAATGGTATCAAGGTGGGCGTTTATGGTTTGGGTATTGAGTTAGAAGGCTTGGTTAGTGAGCGCAATTATCAGGAAACAATATACCGAGATCCGGTAAAGATCGCACTCGAAAAAGAAGTCTTTCTGAAGCATGAAAAAGCCTGCGATGTCGTTATTTGCTTATCTCACCTTGGACTGGAGTATGCTGAGACGAAAGTTTCGGATAAACTGCTGGCGGCAGAAACTCATCATACCGATTTGATTATTGGAGGTCATACTCATACATTTTTGGATGTACCATTGGAGTTGAGAAATGCTAATGGTAATCGGATTATTGTCAATCAAGCAGGTTGGGGAGGAATGGTTTTGGGGCGAATTGATTTTATTTTTGATCGAAATAAAAATACCAAAGAAGCAATTCTTACTCAGAATTCTCTGACCGATTTATGA
- the lnt gene encoding apolipoprotein N-acyltransferase, whose amino-acid sequence MKKYYLVLLSLLSGVLLSIPWLTGTGWWDLLFAFVPLLLVEDFICSNKEQHSHIEFLGYSFFSFLTWNLLSCYWIGRAVPFGMIVIVTLNALLMSTVWWMFHRMKREFNVSHANISLLAFWLAFEYLHFNWDMEWPWLTLGNGFANQVRLIQWYEFTGVLGGSLLILVANLILFNFLKNVLKKQVFQTVVYLFVFCAVIFISFTWSNHYYQNYVEIGGKYQVVVLQPNVDPYTEKFGDKQREKQIATLLELTDSLLNKNTALVIAPETALPTLIENDSLPTRSSIFQFRELAKQSKQVSFVLGANTMKYFNVDEKPSKTGRWDADRNQYFDIYNSALLVNENPLVQIYHKGKLVSGVEKMPFSKYFSFIEQYIVDLGGATGSLGRQDAPTVFTTNSGLKIAPVICFESVFGQYISTNVKNGAELIVMLTNDGWWKGTIGYRQHLAISSLRAIEIRRSIARSANTGISALINQRGDILKKTNYDVKTAISGNLRANEKLTFYVKYGDYLGRISAFVAVLLLLYFFVQKRIKVAN is encoded by the coding sequence ATGAAAAAATATTATTTAGTCTTATTGTCACTATTAAGTGGAGTCTTGTTAAGTATTCCGTGGCTTACAGGGACTGGATGGTGGGATTTGTTATTTGCTTTTGTTCCCCTGTTATTGGTAGAAGATTTTATTTGTAGCAACAAAGAACAACATTCGCATATTGAGTTTTTAGGCTATTCTTTTTTTAGCTTTTTGACTTGGAATTTGCTTTCCTGTTACTGGATCGGACGGGCAGTTCCTTTTGGAATGATTGTCATTGTTACTCTTAATGCATTGTTAATGTCTACTGTTTGGTGGATGTTTCATCGTATGAAGCGAGAGTTCAATGTAAGTCATGCTAATATTTCGCTGCTTGCATTTTGGCTTGCTTTCGAGTATTTACATTTCAATTGGGATATGGAATGGCCGTGGCTAACTTTAGGTAACGGATTTGCCAACCAAGTGAGACTGATACAATGGTATGAATTCACCGGAGTTTTGGGCGGCTCGCTTTTGATTTTGGTAGCCAATCTTATTCTATTTAACTTCCTGAAAAATGTTCTCAAAAAGCAGGTTTTTCAGACTGTGGTTTATTTGTTTGTATTTTGCGCTGTTATTTTTATATCATTCACTTGGTCGAATCATTATTATCAGAATTATGTAGAGATTGGAGGAAAATATCAGGTGGTGGTTCTTCAGCCTAATGTTGATCCATACACAGAAAAATTCGGCGATAAGCAACGGGAAAAGCAGATCGCTACTTTGTTGGAACTAACTGACTCATTATTGAATAAGAATACAGCTCTTGTGATTGCTCCGGAAACTGCTCTGCCAACGTTAATCGAAAATGACAGTTTACCCACACGGTCTTCGATATTTCAGTTTCGCGAGCTGGCAAAACAAAGTAAGCAGGTCAGCTTTGTATTGGGGGCAAATACTATGAAATACTTTAATGTTGATGAAAAGCCTTCCAAAACAGGTCGATGGGACGCTGATCGAAATCAATACTTCGATATCTATAATTCAGCCTTGCTGGTTAATGAAAATCCCCTTGTGCAGATTTATCACAAAGGAAAGTTGGTTAGTGGGGTCGAGAAGATGCCTTTTAGTAAATATTTTTCGTTTATCGAACAATATATTGTTGATTTGGGAGGGGCAACCGGCAGTCTTGGAAGGCAAGATGCCCCAACGGTTTTCACAACCAATTCAGGCCTGAAAATAGCACCGGTCATTTGTTTTGAATCAGTTTTTGGACAATATATTAGCACAAACGTAAAGAATGGCGCTGAATTAATTGTGATGCTGACCAATGATGGTTGGTGGAAAGGAACAATTGGTTATCGTCAACATTTAGCGATTTCGAGCCTGCGAGCGATTGAGATAAGAAGAAGTATTGCACGTTCAGCAAATACCGGTATTTCAGCGTTGATAAACCAGCGGGGAGATATTCTGAAAAAAACGAACTATGACGTAAAAACGGCTATAAGTGGGAATTTGAGAGCTAATGAGAAGTTAACTTTTTACGTAAAATATGGAGATTACCTTGGACGAATAAGTGCCTTCGTTGCGGTATTGCTATTGCTATATTTCTTTGTTCAGAAGAGAATAAAAGTAGCTAACTAA
- a CDS encoding site-specific integrase, with the protein MAVEEWNKARGMAKGFSPEAKKFNSYLEHVRSQLTDAYRELQINIEKITPENIKALFLGDSDEHTLIELVDYHNTTQTSILSPGTIKNYRTTKKYLERFLKSKFKSSDIYLVQVNYKFITDFEYFLRNYQPLDHQKPIGNNGVMKHQERFRKMINLSFRLGWITQNPFDFYKLSFRKVDRGFLTEKELHAIENKKLKVERLQIVRDVFVFSCYTGLSYIDAINLSPNEINLGIDGQYWIFSKRQKTDTKLRIPLLPKALEIFKRYRKLPKSASKDKVFPLILNQKLNSYLKEIADLCEINKNLIFHLARHTFATTVTLSNGVPIETVSQVLGHKSISTTQIYAKVLEKKISEDVGKLKLKLR; encoded by the coding sequence ATTGCAGTTGAAGAATGGAATAAAGCCCGCGGAATGGCAAAGGGCTTTAGTCCGGAAGCCAAGAAGTTTAACAGTTATCTGGAGCATGTCCGTTCGCAACTAACAGATGCTTACCGAGAGTTGCAGATCAACATAGAGAAGATTACCCCGGAAAATATCAAAGCACTTTTTCTTGGGGACTCTGATGAGCACACGCTAATCGAACTGGTGGATTATCACAACACCACCCAAACCAGTATCCTTTCCCCCGGGACCATAAAAAACTACCGGACCACAAAGAAGTATCTGGAACGGTTCCTGAAAAGTAAATTCAAGTCTTCGGATATCTACCTGGTACAGGTCAACTACAAGTTTATCACTGATTTTGAATATTTCCTGAGAAATTACCAGCCATTGGATCACCAGAAGCCTATTGGGAACAACGGGGTGATGAAACACCAGGAAAGGTTTCGCAAAATGATTAACCTCAGTTTTCGCCTGGGCTGGATAACCCAAAACCCGTTTGACTTCTATAAACTTAGCTTTCGTAAGGTTGATCGTGGGTTTCTAACGGAAAAAGAACTACATGCCATTGAAAACAAAAAGCTAAAAGTCGAACGGTTACAAATTGTGAGGGATGTTTTTGTTTTCAGTTGCTACACTGGCCTTTCTTATATCGATGCCATTAACCTGAGCCCGAATGAAATCAATTTGGGAATAGATGGCCAATATTGGATCTTTTCAAAACGGCAAAAAACAGATACAAAACTGAGAATTCCGCTTCTTCCCAAAGCACTGGAAATTTTTAAAAGATACAGGAAACTTCCCAAATCAGCAAGTAAGGATAAAGTGTTTCCTTTGATTTTAAACCAGAAATTGAACAGCTATTTAAAAGAAATTGCTGATCTCTGCGAGATCAATAAGAACCTGATATTTCATTTGGCCCGTCACACTTTTGCAACCACAGTTACCTTGAGCAATGGTGTCCCAATTGAAACAGTTAGCCAGGTGCTGGGACACAAAAGCATCTCGACGACTCAGATCTATGCCAAAGTATTGGAAAAAAAGATTAGCGAAGATGTGGGAAAGCTCAAGTTGAAGCTGAGATAA
- a CDS encoding RNA polymerase sigma-70 factor — translation MELIEMTDPEAQLVNKIMNGDDVAFKVLYNKYFPRLYYFIYEFIRIDDIAENIVQDTFATFWEKRQTLKEDMNVSSYLYSVARNNCLYRLRDQRYRQKLFTSGLAAPNELNQNLKALDAIDTSVLVFNEIEQIIDKTLEDLPPQCKKVFMLSRFEGMKNREIAKELNITTKAIEGHITRSLKIFKSTLKDYLPLVTYIFIS, via the coding sequence TTGGAATTAATTGAAATGACTGACCCCGAAGCACAACTTGTAAATAAAATTATGAATGGCGACGATGTTGCCTTTAAAGTTCTTTACAATAAATATTTTCCGAGATTGTATTATTTTATTTACGAATTCATTCGCATAGATGACATCGCGGAGAATATTGTGCAGGATACATTTGCAACGTTTTGGGAGAAACGGCAAACCTTAAAGGAGGATATGAATGTCAGTTCTTATTTATATTCAGTTGCAAGGAACAATTGTTTATACCGGCTTCGGGATCAACGCTACAGACAAAAACTATTCACTTCGGGCTTAGCCGCTCCGAATGAATTGAACCAAAATCTAAAAGCTTTAGATGCAATTGATACGTCAGTCCTGGTTTTTAACGAGATTGAGCAAATCATCGATAAAACTTTGGAAGATTTACCTCCTCAGTGCAAAAAGGTATTTATGCTGAGTCGGTTCGAAGGAATGAAAAACAGGGAAATCGCAAAAGAACTCAATATTACGACCAAAGCTATTGAAGGGCATATAACCAGAAGCCTGAAAATATTTAAATCAACATTAAAAGATTACCTCCCATTGGTGACCTATATTTTTATTTCATAA
- a CDS encoding FecR domain-containing protein, whose protein sequence is MERNVKNTEDIINLAAGCIEPRREEELFSEIEKDPESEKIYNKAKAAWAFLASAKHMPEYKIENSYKKLQARLNPRSKTFRLKTNLLLKYAAVLLLFLCTLPLAFYLKNQFANETDLKYTSVVAKYKQIAEVILPDSSVVLLNSGSTLTYNNNYSRDNRDLSLTGEAYFDIKKNKRIPLTVSVNDFKVKVLGTKFNVSAYPDDQKITVALETGAVELQHEKSKSFSYKLEPGEIAEYNTAIKDVRVKKTSIGDYTAWKNGLLVFKDTPMDEVIKILERKFNADFIVEDSAIYDPAFNATFQDENLVEVLDYIKFTCHVNYTLGKDDSNRTIIKLY, encoded by the coding sequence ATGGAACGAAATGTGAAAAATACTGAGGACATCATTAATCTTGCCGCAGGCTGTATTGAGCCAAGACGTGAAGAAGAATTGTTTTCAGAGATCGAAAAGGATCCGGAAAGTGAAAAGATATACAATAAGGCAAAAGCAGCATGGGCTTTTTTGGCATCAGCCAAGCATATGCCGGAATACAAAATCGAAAATTCATACAAAAAGTTGCAAGCAAGACTAAATCCGAGAAGTAAAACATTCCGTTTAAAAACAAACCTTCTTTTAAAATACGCTGCTGTTCTGCTATTGTTTTTGTGTACACTACCTTTAGCATTCTACCTGAAAAATCAATTTGCCAATGAGACCGACTTAAAATACACATCAGTAGTTGCTAAGTATAAACAGATCGCTGAAGTGATTTTACCGGACAGCTCAGTTGTGTTGTTAAACTCAGGAAGTACGTTAACATACAACAACAACTACTCTCGGGATAATCGTGATCTATCCTTAACAGGAGAAGCCTATTTTGACATCAAAAAGAATAAAAGAATCCCATTAACGGTTAGTGTCAATGATTTTAAAGTGAAGGTTTTGGGAACTAAGTTTAATGTCAGCGCTTACCCGGATGACCAGAAGATAACCGTTGCCCTGGAAACAGGAGCAGTTGAATTGCAGCATGAAAAAAGTAAATCCTTCAGTTATAAACTGGAGCCTGGAGAAATAGCAGAATATAATACAGCGATAAAAGATGTCAGGGTGAAAAAAACATCCATAGGAGATTATACCGCTTGGAAAAATGGGTTATTAGTTTTCAAAGATACACCAATGGATGAAGTCATTAAGATATTGGAACGAAAGTTTAACGCAGATTTCATCGTTGAAGATTCTGCCATTTATGACCCAGCGTTTAATGCAACATTCCAAGACGAAAATCTGGTTGAAGTTCTAGATTACAT